The genomic region TGGCTTGCTGCTGTAAAATGGCCACAATCTGGGCCTCGCTGAATCGTCCTTTTTTCATGTTGCAGTCGTCAGGTAGGAAAAGTTACGCCTTTCTCTATTCACAACTGGCACTCGATTCGGGGAAGCGTACATGCCCTGCTCGCCGTCGTGGAGGCCGTCGAGCCCGGCGTCTTCCAGAAGGGCCTCCACCTCCTCGTAGTCGGTTAGGAAGTCGATTTCGGGCTCTTCCTCGCCCGGCACCTGGGTGTGGGTGAGGTAGCGACGCTTGGGCTCCAGCGTGATGTAGAGCTTGCGGAACCGCGTTTGGGCGACCAGCAGGGCGTCGTAGGCGGCTATTTCATCTTCATCCACATGAATGTAGACAGTGGTTTTCTCGCTCTCGGGCGTGTGGTGCAGGAAGCTGGCAAGGTCGATACTCATGGCGGCGGCGCTGGGGTGGAACAGGGCGAAGGTAGGCGTTATGATGCGTGAAGCAGCACCCGGGCCAGCCTGGCCAGCTGTTTCAAAGGTGGGCTGTTTGATAGAGCCCGGCATTTGCTTTACCTTCCTAACTCAACCATATTCTCCTTTTACTACCTATCTACATGGGATTCTTTTCCGCAATTCTCGGCAACGCAGGCGTTGCCCAACCCTCCGAGTTACAAACCGAATACGGCATGCTGATGGCTGATGGCGAAGCCATCGAAATCGGCTTCAAGCTGGTACGGGACGTATTTATCTTCACCAACAAACGCCTGATCCTGGTAGACAAACAAGGCCTTACGGGTAAGAAAATCGACTACCTGTCAATTGCCTACAAAAGCATATCCCGCTTCGGCATCGAAACGGCCGGCCATCTGGACCTAGATGCGGAGCTGAAAATCTGGGTTTCCGGCGAAACCCAACCCAGCGTGATGCGCAAGTTCAATAAGCAGGTCAATATCTATGATTTGCAGAAAGTACTGGCCCAGCACGTGCTGTTCTAACGCACGCAGACGCTTTCAATACAGTCAAAAAGCCCGCCGCTGACGTACAGCGGCGGGCTTTTTATCTAATATCCACTATTATTAATCCTTCAATCCCCCGGTTTCCACACTATGTCCTCCGTTTCCCTGCCTTCCGCACCTGTTGCCGCGCCTCATCCACTTCCTTCAGAGGCCGCGCATACCGCCGCGCATACGTGCCTGAACTGCGGTCATGCCGTGCCCGACCGGTTCTGCGGGCGCTGCGGGCAGGACGCGCACCACACGCACCGCCTCACGCTGAAGGATATGCCCCACGACGTGCTCCATTCTATCTGGCACATTGACAAGGGCATTCTGTACACGCTGCGCACGATGGTATTCCGCCCCGGTTCCACTATCCGGGCCTACCTAGCCGGTCAGCGCGTCGACCATTTTCGGCCCCTGTCGCTGCTGTTTCTCATCACGGGGGTGTATGCCGTGCTCTTCTCGGCGCTGCACATCAACATGATGCCCCCCCGCGACCCCACCGTGCCGGAGGCGGTGTATCAAATGCAGGTGTCGTTCAGCGCGTTTTTCATGAAATACCTGGCCTGGTGCTACCTGGCGACGGTGCCGCTCTGGGCGCTGGCGGCCCGCTTGTTTTTGCGGCGCGGCGGCTACAACTACGCCGAATGCCTCATCATTGCCTCGTTCATCACGGCCATCAACAACTTTATCACCCTGCTGCTGATGCCCGTCACGTATGCCTACAGCGGCACGCCCCAGATCCAGACCTTCAGCTTCTACGCGCTGCTGCTGGTGATAGGCTACGCCTCGTGGGCTTACGGCAATTTGCTAAATCATACAACTATCGGCTGGCTGGGTCGCCTGTGGCGCGGCTTTCTGACCTTTATGCTGGGTTACATCATGCTCATTGTAGTGGGTGTAGTGGTGATGTTTACCCTGAACTGGTCCAGCATCAAACAGTCGGTGAAGCAGCAGGCCAAAGCCAAGCAGGAACAGCAGCGCAACGCCGCCGCCCCGCCCGCGGCCCGGCCGCAATAGGTGCCGCTGCTTGCGCAGAAAAGCCCGCCGCTGAACGTCAGCGGCGGGCTTTTCTGTAGAATAAGATGGTGGCCGTGCAGTAGCGCGAACTACAAAGTTCGCGCTACTGCGCGTTGCGGCTTACTGGCCCAGCACGATGGCGAAGATGAGCGGAGCCACGATGGTAGCATCCGACTCGATGATGAACTTGGGCGTGTCCTGGCCCAGCTTGCCCCAAGTGATTTTCTCGTTCGGCACGGCGCCGGAGTACGAACCGTACGAAGTCGTCGAGTCCGAAATCTGGCAGAAGTAGCCCCACAGCGGCACCGAGGTGCGGCCCAGGTCCTGGTGCAGCATGGGCACCACGCAGATGGGGAAGTCGCCGGCAATGCCGCCGCCAATCTGGAAGAAGCCCACCGGGCTGGCGTCGGTGGCCTGCTCGGTGTACCAGCCGGCCAGGTAAATCATGTACTCGATGCCGGTGCGCACGGTGTGCACGTTCTTGATGTCGCCCGAAATGACGTGGCCGGCGAAGATGTTACCCAGCGTGCTGTCTTCCCAACCGGGGCAGATGATGGGCAGGTTTTTCTCGGCGGCGGCCAGCATCCAGCTGTCCTTGGGGTCAATCTGGTAGTACTGCTCCAGTTCGCCCGACTTCAGGATCTGGTAGAAGAACTCGTGGGGGAAGTACTGCTCACCGGCCTTGTCGGCCTTTTCCCAGAACTTCAGCACCGAGTGCTCGAGGCGGCGCATGGCCTCTTCCTCGGGGATGCAGGTGTCCGTCACGCGGTTCATGTGGCGCTCCAGCAGGGCCTGCTCGTCGGCGGGGGTCAGGTCGCGGTAGTTGGGCACCCGCTCGTAGAAGTCGTGAGCTACCAGGTTGAAGATGTCCTCCTCCAGGTTGGCACCCGTGCAGCTGATGATCTGCACCTTGTCCTGGCGGATGAGCTCAGCCAGCTGGATGCCCATTTCGGCGGTGCTCATGGCGCCGGCCAGGGTAATCATCATCTTGCCACCATCGGCCAGGTGCTTGTTGTAGCCCTCGGCGGCATCAATAAGCGCGGCGGCGTTGAAGTGGCGGTAGTGGTGCTTGAGGAAGTTGGTGATTTGCATTGTTGGGGTTGTCAGTTGTTTGTTGTTTGTCATGCTGAGCGAAGGCGCAGCCGTAGTCGAAGCATCTCTACCGCAATGGTAGCCCTATCGGCAGCAATGAAGCGGTAGGGATGCTTCGACTGCGGCTGCGCCTTCGCTCAGCATGACGTTCTTTTTTTCTTATGCTTCCAGCATCTATACCGGCTCCTCAATCATGAGGTTGTGGTTGGTGTAGATGCAGATGTCGGCAGCAATGTGCAGGGCTTCTTCCACCATCTGGCGGGCGGTGAGGTGGGGGGCGTGCTTCTTGAGAGCCAGCGCGGCGGCCTGGGCATACATAGCGCCCGAGCCGATGGCGGCCACGTCGGAATCGGGCTCCAGCACGTCGCCGGAGCCGGCGATGATGAGCAGCTCGTCCTTGTCGCAGACCACCATCATGGCTTCCAGCTTGCGTAGGTACTGGTCTTTGCGCCACTCCTTGGCCAGCTCGATGGCGGCGCGGCGCAGCTGGCCGCCGTAGTTGCCGAGCTTCTCCTCGAACCGGTCGAGCAGCAGAAACGCATCGGCGGTGGAGCCGGCGAAGCCGGTTACCACTTTGCCGTCGTGGAGCTTGCGCACCTTGCGCACATTGCTCTTGGCCACGTGCTTGTCCATGGTGGCCTGGCCATCGGCGCCGAGGGCCACCTGGCCGTTGTGGCGCACGCCCAGCACGGTTGTAGAACGGATTTTCATGGGGTAGTTATTAGTTGTCGGAAGTCAGGAGGCGGAAAAACGTTTGTCATCCTGACGAAGACTCCGCGCATAAAGCGGAGAGACCTTATCATGCCCGAACAACTAACGGGTATCCGTCTTGTTCGGGCGTGATAAGGCCCTTCCTTCGTCAAGATGACAGCTGGTTTCGGGCTGACTTCCTATCAGAATCGGGCCTGCAATTTAGCAAAGTAAAACCGCCCGTTCGCGCCCATCTGCACCGGGTCCCAGGCGCCGCCGGTTTCCGTGCGCTGCGGATCGAACAGCGTGGGGTAACGGTTGAACAGGTTGGTGCTGCCTGCCGAGAGCTGCAGGTGGTCGGTGAGGGCGTAGCTGAACGTGAGGTCCGTGGTGACACGGGCATCGTAGTTCATGTCGGCGCCGTCGAAATCCACGAGCCGCACCTTGTCGAAGCGCACGAAGCGCAGCAGCGTGCTGAAGCGGCCCAGCTGGTAGTCGAAGGTGAGGTTGATTTTGGACGGCGGCGCCGAGGCTTTCACAAACGCCTGCTCGCGGGGCCCGAAGAAGTCGTCTTCGCGGCCGGCCAGGCGGCCCGTGGTCTGCACCCGGTCAATCTTCAGGTTATTGATGTTGGCGGCCAGCGTGGAGTTGAGGCGGCCGGTACCCAGCGTGGCCGTGTGGTTCAGCACCACGTCCAGGCCAATGGAGCGGGTGTCGGCAGCATTGGCGAAGAACTGCGCCTGGTCCACGTTCAGCGCCACCAGATCGGGCCCGATAACCGGGTCTTCGGCCGAGAACTGGCTGGTGAGCACCACCCGGTCTTTCACCTTGATGTAGTAGCCATCCACGGTCAAACTCAGCGACGAGCCAATGCGGCTGGTGAAGCCCACGTTGGCGCTATTGGAGGTTTCCTGCTTGAGAGCCGGCACGCCCAGCTTCTGGGTTACGGCGCTGTTGTTGCGGGCCAGCAGCACCTCCACCGGTTCGCCGTTGATGAAGTTGGTGAACGTGGAGTTGAAGTTGATCTGGGCCAGCGACGGGGCCCGGAAGCCGGTGCTATAGGTGCCGCGCAGGGTCAGAAACTCAGTCAGGTTGTAGCGCGTCGAAACCTTGTAGTTGAGCGTGCTGCCGAAGTCAGTGTAGTGCTCGTAGCGGAGAGCGGCGGCCAACAGCCATTGCTGGGTCACACTCAGCTCGGCGTCTACGTAGGCGCCCACGTTGTCGCGCTGGGCCTTGATGGCGTCGCCGGGCTGGTAGCCTGGGAAGCCCTGCGAGCCGCCCGATTTGGTGGGGTCGTAGTTGCGGTAGGAAGCTTCCTCGCCGGCAAACAGCGAGTACCACTCGCGCCGGAATTCCGCCCCAGCGGCCACATTCAGGCCCTGCAGCACGGTTTTGTAGTTGCGCGTGAGGCCCAAGCTCACCACGTCCTGCTGCAGCTGGAAGCCGCCGGCGTAGAAGCTGGTGGGCGAAG from Hymenobacter canadensis harbors:
- a CDS encoding PH domain-containing protein yields the protein MGFFSAILGNAGVAQPSELQTEYGMLMADGEAIEIGFKLVRDVFIFTNKRLILVDKQGLTGKKIDYLSIAYKSISRFGIETAGHLDLDAELKIWVSGETQPSVMRKFNKQVNIYDLQKVLAQHVLF
- a CDS encoding DUF3667 domain-containing protein is translated as MSSVSLPSAPVAAPHPLPSEAAHTAAHTCLNCGHAVPDRFCGRCGQDAHHTHRLTLKDMPHDVLHSIWHIDKGILYTLRTMVFRPGSTIRAYLAGQRVDHFRPLSLLFLITGVYAVLFSALHINMMPPRDPTVPEAVYQMQVSFSAFFMKYLAWCYLATVPLWALAARLFLRRGGYNYAECLIIASFITAINNFITLLLMPVTYAYSGTPQIQTFSFYALLLVIGYASWAYGNLLNHTTIGWLGRLWRGFLTFMLGYIMLIVVGVVVMFTLNWSSIKQSVKQQAKAKQEQQRNAAAPPAARPQ
- a CDS encoding deoxyhypusine synthase family protein; translated protein: MQITNFLKHHYRHFNAAALIDAAEGYNKHLADGGKMMITLAGAMSTAEMGIQLAELIRQDKVQIISCTGANLEEDIFNLVAHDFYERVPNYRDLTPADEQALLERHMNRVTDTCIPEEEAMRRLEHSVLKFWEKADKAGEQYFPHEFFYQILKSGELEQYYQIDPKDSWMLAAAEKNLPIICPGWEDSTLGNIFAGHVISGDIKNVHTVRTGIEYMIYLAGWYTEQATDASPVGFFQIGGGIAGDFPICVVPMLHQDLGRTSVPLWGYFCQISDSTTSYGSYSGAVPNEKITWGKLGQDTPKFIIESDATIVAPLIFAIVLGQ
- the hslV gene encoding ATP-dependent protease subunit HslV — translated: MKIRSTTVLGVRHNGQVALGADGQATMDKHVAKSNVRKVRKLHDGKVVTGFAGSTADAFLLLDRFEEKLGNYGGQLRRAAIELAKEWRKDQYLRKLEAMMVVCDKDELLIIAGSGDVLEPDSDVAAIGSGAMYAQAAALALKKHAPHLTARQMVEEALHIAADICIYTNHNLMIEEPV